The following proteins are encoded in a genomic region of Gossypium hirsutum isolate 1008001.06 chromosome D05, Gossypium_hirsutum_v2.1, whole genome shotgun sequence:
- the LOC107907089 gene encoding protein TIFY 10B — protein sequence MSSCSESTAMKPARSLEKPSFAQTCNLLSQYLKEKGSFGGLSLGMTCNVEANGTPVVPPPTMNLFPVNDKSDNVCGRNGGNPKNLASMDLFPQQAGLASKDDSPNKLEPQTAPMTIFYGGRVIVFNDFPANKAKEIMLLASNSSSQSNDSFNPIPFTSSIARSPIKSSIGVPPTSKPVHPAQRAVPGDLPIARRASLHRFLEKRKDRITAKAPYQISHSAAAPSLSGDNKSWLGLAAQSP from the exons ATGTCGTCTTGCTCGGAATCTACGGCTATGAAACCGGCTAGGTCACTGGAGAAGCCAAGTTTTGCCCAAACTTGTAATTTGTTGAGTCAGTACTTGAAGGAGAAAGGTAGCTTTGGGGGTTTATCTCTGGGAATGACATGCAACGTTGAAGCTAATG GGACACCAGTGGTGCCGCCTCCGACCATGAATCTGTTCCCTGTCAATGACAAGTCCGATAATGTTTGTGGCCGAAACGGTGGGAATCCTAAGAACTTGGCATCCATGGATTTGTTCCCCCAACAAGCTGGTTTGGCTTCTAAAGATGATAGTCCCAACAAGTTGGAGCCTCAGACTGCACCAATGACCATCTTTTATGGTGGACGAGTGATTGTGTTCAATGATTTTCCAGCAAACAAAGCTAAGGAAATCATGCTTTTAGCTAGCAACAGCAGCTCACAAAGCAACGACAGCTTCAACCCCATCCCTTTTACTTCTAGCATAGCCAGAAGTCCAATCAAATCAAGCATCGGAGTTCCTCCTACCTCAAAACCGGTTCACCCTGCTCAGCGAGCCGTCCCTGGCG ATCTGCCAATTGCAAGGAGAGCTTCACTGCATCGGTTCCTAGAGAAGCGAAAGGATAG GATCACCGCAAAAGCGCCATACCAGATAAGTCACTCCGCTGCAGCTCCTTCCCTGTCCGGCGACAACAAGTCATGGCTCGGTTTGGCTGCTCAATCACCATAG
- the LOC121217522 gene encoding ethylene-responsive transcription factor ERF017 yields the protein MVRPIGERDDGGRYKGVRMRKWGKWVAEVRQPNSRGRIWLGSYKTAEEAARAYDAAVFCLRGNSAKLNFPDNPPDIADANELTPDQIKEAAFRHARRDAGEEETEVAAAAAGNSYTECYFGGGSVGDRSGRAYFHSPGVWTF from the coding sequence ATGGTGAGGCCGATCGGGGAAAGGGATGACGGCGGCCGTTACAAGGGTGTACGGATGAGGAAGTGGGGGAAATGGGTAGCGGAAGTACGACAACCAAATAGCCGAGGAAGAATATGGTTGGGTTCTTACAAGACAGCAGAAGAAGCTGCTAGAGCTTACGACGCTGCCGTTTTTTGTCTGCGTGGGAATTCGGCAAAGCTTAACTTTCCCGACAATCCTCCGGATATAGCAGACGCCAATGAGTTGACACCGGATCAAATCAAAGAAGCGGCTTTCAGGCACGCACGTAGGGATGCCGGAGAAGAAGAAACGGAAGTAGCGGCTGCTGCTGCCGGGAATTCTTACACTGAGTGTTATTTTGGCGGTGGGTCTGTCGGAGACAGATCGGGACGTGCTTATTTCCATTCGCCTGGTGTTTGGACTTTCTAG
- the LOC107907087 gene encoding auxin response factor 19 isoform X1, protein MKAPPTGFLANPAEGDRKSINSELWHACAGPLVSLPPIGSLVVYFPQGHSEQVAASMQKETDFIPSYPNLPSKLICVLHNVTLHADPETDEVYAQMTLQPVNKYDKEALLASDMGLKHSRQPAEFFCKTLTASDTSTHGGFSVPRRAAEKIFPPLDFSMQPPAQELVARDLHENAWTFRHIYRGQPKRHLLTTGWSVFVSTKRLFAGDSVLFIRDAKSQLLLGLRRANRQQPALSSSVISSDSMHIGILAAAAHAAANFSPFTIFYNPRASPSEFVVPLAKYYKAMYTQVSLGMRFRMMFETEESGVRRYMGTVTGISDLDPVRWKNSQWRNLQVGWDESTAGERPRRVSIWEIEPVVSPFFICPPPFFRPRFPKQPGMPDDDSDVENAFKRAMPWLGDDFGMRGTPSSIFPGLSLVQWMNMQQSNQFPAAQSGFFPSTVSLNPLHNNLSIDDPSKLLNFQAPVLPAPNMQFNKANPNQVNQLPQAPTTWPQQILQTPLNQHQQQQPQQQLQQQQPQQPKQQPQPQSHLLHQQQPQPQPSPKQQQHIHQEQRQQPQQQQPLQQQPTLPPQVINGIVAPNQISNQNLHQPAVYSHLQQQQLLTSNSLSTQTTLSAHMTSYPLTSLPQDTRVQQQMEQQPNLMQRQQQQTQLQQSLSQRTQQQPQILQLSQQGLSEQLQLQLLQKLQQQQQQQSAQQLLSAAGSLLQPPMLQQQQTHQQNQPLQQLPLSQSQVQPLGSNGFSTSMFVQPQQLSVHQSQSQNKQLMAMRSNSGLIDGDAPPCSTLSSTNNCQVSPSNLINRSHHVPSILMTDPVVEPPSTLAQELLSKPDIQIKHEPPTSRGLDQSKYKSSVTDQLEASSSGTSYCLDAGTLQHNASLTFLEGDVQSHSRNNLPFTANIDGLAPETLLTREYDSQKDLQNMLSNYGGNPRDIDTELSTAAISCQSFGVPNIPFKTGCSNDVAINETGVLNGGLWTNQTQRMRTYTKVQKRGSVGRSIDVTRYKGYDELRHDLARMFGIEGQLEDPQSSDWKLVYVDHENDILLVGDDPWEEFVSCVQSIKILSSAEVQQMSLDGNLGNVSVPNQACSGTENGNAWRGHYDDTSAVSFNR, encoded by the exons ATGAAGGCTCCACCAACTGGATTTTTGGCAAATCCTGCTGAAG GAGATAGGAAGAGTATCAATTCAGAATTATGGCATGCTTGTGCTGGACCACTGGTTTCTTTGCCACCAATTGGAAGTCTGGTGGTTTATTTTCCTCAAGGCCACAGCGAACAA GTTGCAGCATCAATGCAGAAGGAGACTGATTTCATACCAAGTTACCCTAACCTTCCTTCCAAGTTGATTTGTGTCCTTCATAATGTTACATTGCAT GCTGATCCAGAAACTGATGAGGTCTATGCCCAGATGACACTTCAACCTGTAAACAAA TATGACAAGGAAGCATTACTGGCATCTGATATGGGCCTCAAGCACAGCAGGCAACCTGCTGAGTTCTTTTGCAAGACTCTTACAGCTAGTGATACTAGCACTCACGGCGGATTTTCAGTCCCTCGTCGAGCAGCTGAGAAGATCTTCCCTCCTCTG GATTTTTCCATGCAACCACCAGCTCAAGAGCTTGTAGCAAGAGATTTGCATGAAAATGCATGGACTTTTAGACATATTTATCGAG GTCAACCAAAGAGGCACCTTCTGACTACTGGTTGGAGCGTCTTTGTTAGCACAAAAAGACTCTTTGCTGGTGATTCTGTTCTTTTCATAAG AGATGCGAAGTCACAGCTTCTCTTGGGTCTAAGGCGCGCTAATAGACAACAGCCGGCTCTCTCGTCATCAGTGATTTCTAGTGATAGCATGCATATAGGGATCCTTGCTGCTGCAGCCCATGCTGCTGCAAATTTCAGCCCATTTACTATATTCTACAATCCAAG GGCAAGCCCCTCTGAGTTTGTGGTACCTTTAGCGAAATATTACAAAGCCATGTACACCCAAGTTTCTCTTGGCATGCGGTTTAGAATGATGTTTGAGACTGAGGAGTCTGGAGTACGAAGATACATGGGTACAGTTACTGGTATCAGCGACCTGGATCCTGTGCGATGGAAAAACTCACAATGGCGCAATCTTCAG GTTGGTTGGGATGAATCTACAGCTGGAGAACGGCCCAGGCGAGTTTCAATTTGGGAAATTGAGCCTGTTGTATCTCCTTTCTTCATATGTCCACCTCCTTTTTTCAGACCCAGGTTTCCAAAGCAACCAGGGATGCCAG ATGATGATTCTGATGTCGAGAACGCTTTCAAAAGAGCTATGCCTTGGCTTGGAGATGATTTTGGTATGAGAGGTACCCCTAGTTCAATCTTCCCTGGTTTGAGTTTAGTTCAGTGGATGAATATGCAACAAAGTAATCAGTTTCCAGCTGCTCAATCAGGATTCTTTCCATCAACGGTTTCTTTGAATCCACTGCATAATAACCTTAGCATTGATGATCCTTCCAAATTATTGAATTTTCAAGCTCCTGTATTACCTGCACCGAATATGCAATTTAATAAAGCTAACCCAAACCAAGTCAACCAGTTGCCTCAGGCACCTACGACTTGGCCCCAGCAGATATTGCAGACTCCGCTAAATCAACATCAGCAGCAGCAACCCCAACAGCAATTGCAGCAACAACAGCCACAACAACCAAAGCAGCAGCCACAGCCACAGTCACATCTTCTTCATCAACAGCAGCCTCAGCCACAGCCATCTCCAAAGCAACAGCAACACATCCACCAGGAACAAAGACAACAGCCACAACAGCAGCAGCCGCTGCAACAACAACCAACCCTACCACCTCAAGTAATTAATGGCATTGTTGCTcctaaccagatctcaaatcaaaaTTTGCATCAGCCAGCTGTTTACTCTCACTTGCAGCAGCAACAATTGTTGACAAGCAATAGCCTGTCTACCCAAACTACCCTCTCCGCTCATATGACTTCATATCCTTTGACGTCATTACCACAAGATACACGGGTTCAGCAGCAGATGGAACAGCAACCTAACCTCATGCAGAGGCAGCAGCAACAGACACAACTGCAGCAAAGCCTGTCCCAGAGGACACAGCAGCAGCCGCAGATTCTGCAACTATCACAGCAGGGCCTCTCGGAGCAACTGCAATTACAACTTCTCCAAAAattgcagcagcagcagcagcagcagtcGGCTCAACAATTACTCTCCGCAGCTGGGTCACTGCTGCAGCCTCCAATGTTGCAGCAACAGCAAACTCATCAACAGAACCAACCATTGCAGCAGTTGCCTCTTTCTCAGAGCCAGGTGCAACCACTGGGTAGCAATGGCTTCTCAACATCGATGTTTGTGCAACCTCAACAACTTTCAGTGCATCAATCCCAAAGTCAGAACAAACAACTTATGGCAATGAGAAGCAATTCTGGTCTTATTGATGGAGATGCTCCACCGTGTTCGACCTTATCTTCTACCAATAATTGTCAGGTTTCCCCATCAAACCTTATAAACAGAAGTCACCATGTACCATCCATATTGATGACAGATCCAGTTGTTGAGCCTCCAAGTACACTAGCTCAAGAGCTCCTGAGCAAGCCTGACATTCAAATCAAACATGAGCCGCCCACCTCTAGAGGACTAGACCAATCAAAGTACAAAAGTTCTGTAACAGACCAATTAGAAGCATCCTCTTCTGGAACATCATATTGCTTGGACGCAGGCACCCTCCAGCATAATGCCTCCCTTACCTTTCTGGAAGGTGATGTCCAATCACATTCTCGGAACAATCTTCCTTTTACAGCCAATATTGATGGATTGGCACCTGAGACTTTGTTAACAAGGGAATATGACTCTCAAAAGGATCTTCAAAACATGCTTTCTAATTATGGTGGGAACCCAAGAGATATTGACACTGAGTTGTCTACTGCTGCAATAAGCTGTCAGTCATTTGGTGTGCCAAATATACCTTTCAAGACAGGATGCTCAAATGATGTTGCCATAAATGAGACAGGGGTTTTAAATGGCGGATTGTGGACCAACCAAACTCAACGCATGCGAACATATACAAAG GTGCAAAAGCGTGGTTCTGTGGGAAGATCAATTGATGTGACCCGCTACAAAGGGTATGATGAACTCCGGCATGATCTAGCCCGCATGTTCGGTATCGAGGGGCAGCTGGAGGATCCACAAAGTTCTGACTGGAAATTAGTTTATGTGGATCATGAAAATGACATATTACTTGTTGGTGACGATCCTTGGGA AGAATTTGTAAGTTGTGTTCAAAGCATAAAGATACTGTCGTCAGCAGAAGTACAGCAGATGAGCTTGGATGGTAATCTTGGAAATGTGTCAGTTCCCAATCAAGCTTGCAGTGGGACTGAAAACGGAAATGCATGGAGAGGACATTATGATGATACCTCAGCAGTCTCATTTAACAGATGA
- the LOC107907087 gene encoding auxin response factor 7 isoform X2: MGLKHSRQPAEFFCKTLTASDTSTHGGFSVPRRAAEKIFPPLDFSMQPPAQELVARDLHENAWTFRHIYRGQPKRHLLTTGWSVFVSTKRLFAGDSVLFIRDAKSQLLLGLRRANRQQPALSSSVISSDSMHIGILAAAAHAAANFSPFTIFYNPRASPSEFVVPLAKYYKAMYTQVSLGMRFRMMFETEESGVRRYMGTVTGISDLDPVRWKNSQWRNLQVGWDESTAGERPRRVSIWEIEPVVSPFFICPPPFFRPRFPKQPGMPDDDSDVENAFKRAMPWLGDDFGMRGTPSSIFPGLSLVQWMNMQQSNQFPAAQSGFFPSTVSLNPLHNNLSIDDPSKLLNFQAPVLPAPNMQFNKANPNQVNQLPQAPTTWPQQILQTPLNQHQQQQPQQQLQQQQPQQPKQQPQPQSHLLHQQQPQPQPSPKQQQHIHQEQRQQPQQQQPLQQQPTLPPQVINGIVAPNQISNQNLHQPAVYSHLQQQQLLTSNSLSTQTTLSAHMTSYPLTSLPQDTRVQQQMEQQPNLMQRQQQQTQLQQSLSQRTQQQPQILQLSQQGLSEQLQLQLLQKLQQQQQQQSAQQLLSAAGSLLQPPMLQQQQTHQQNQPLQQLPLSQSQVQPLGSNGFSTSMFVQPQQLSVHQSQSQNKQLMAMRSNSGLIDGDAPPCSTLSSTNNCQVSPSNLINRSHHVPSILMTDPVVEPPSTLAQELLSKPDIQIKHEPPTSRGLDQSKYKSSVTDQLEASSSGTSYCLDAGTLQHNASLTFLEGDVQSHSRNNLPFTANIDGLAPETLLTREYDSQKDLQNMLSNYGGNPRDIDTELSTAAISCQSFGVPNIPFKTGCSNDVAINETGVLNGGLWTNQTQRMRTYTKVQKRGSVGRSIDVTRYKGYDELRHDLARMFGIEGQLEDPQSSDWKLVYVDHENDILLVGDDPWEEFVSCVQSIKILSSAEVQQMSLDGNLGNVSVPNQACSGTENGNAWRGHYDDTSAVSFNR, from the exons ATGGGCCTCAAGCACAGCAGGCAACCTGCTGAGTTCTTTTGCAAGACTCTTACAGCTAGTGATACTAGCACTCACGGCGGATTTTCAGTCCCTCGTCGAGCAGCTGAGAAGATCTTCCCTCCTCTG GATTTTTCCATGCAACCACCAGCTCAAGAGCTTGTAGCAAGAGATTTGCATGAAAATGCATGGACTTTTAGACATATTTATCGAG GTCAACCAAAGAGGCACCTTCTGACTACTGGTTGGAGCGTCTTTGTTAGCACAAAAAGACTCTTTGCTGGTGATTCTGTTCTTTTCATAAG AGATGCGAAGTCACAGCTTCTCTTGGGTCTAAGGCGCGCTAATAGACAACAGCCGGCTCTCTCGTCATCAGTGATTTCTAGTGATAGCATGCATATAGGGATCCTTGCTGCTGCAGCCCATGCTGCTGCAAATTTCAGCCCATTTACTATATTCTACAATCCAAG GGCAAGCCCCTCTGAGTTTGTGGTACCTTTAGCGAAATATTACAAAGCCATGTACACCCAAGTTTCTCTTGGCATGCGGTTTAGAATGATGTTTGAGACTGAGGAGTCTGGAGTACGAAGATACATGGGTACAGTTACTGGTATCAGCGACCTGGATCCTGTGCGATGGAAAAACTCACAATGGCGCAATCTTCAG GTTGGTTGGGATGAATCTACAGCTGGAGAACGGCCCAGGCGAGTTTCAATTTGGGAAATTGAGCCTGTTGTATCTCCTTTCTTCATATGTCCACCTCCTTTTTTCAGACCCAGGTTTCCAAAGCAACCAGGGATGCCAG ATGATGATTCTGATGTCGAGAACGCTTTCAAAAGAGCTATGCCTTGGCTTGGAGATGATTTTGGTATGAGAGGTACCCCTAGTTCAATCTTCCCTGGTTTGAGTTTAGTTCAGTGGATGAATATGCAACAAAGTAATCAGTTTCCAGCTGCTCAATCAGGATTCTTTCCATCAACGGTTTCTTTGAATCCACTGCATAATAACCTTAGCATTGATGATCCTTCCAAATTATTGAATTTTCAAGCTCCTGTATTACCTGCACCGAATATGCAATTTAATAAAGCTAACCCAAACCAAGTCAACCAGTTGCCTCAGGCACCTACGACTTGGCCCCAGCAGATATTGCAGACTCCGCTAAATCAACATCAGCAGCAGCAACCCCAACAGCAATTGCAGCAACAACAGCCACAACAACCAAAGCAGCAGCCACAGCCACAGTCACATCTTCTTCATCAACAGCAGCCTCAGCCACAGCCATCTCCAAAGCAACAGCAACACATCCACCAGGAACAAAGACAACAGCCACAACAGCAGCAGCCGCTGCAACAACAACCAACCCTACCACCTCAAGTAATTAATGGCATTGTTGCTcctaaccagatctcaaatcaaaaTTTGCATCAGCCAGCTGTTTACTCTCACTTGCAGCAGCAACAATTGTTGACAAGCAATAGCCTGTCTACCCAAACTACCCTCTCCGCTCATATGACTTCATATCCTTTGACGTCATTACCACAAGATACACGGGTTCAGCAGCAGATGGAACAGCAACCTAACCTCATGCAGAGGCAGCAGCAACAGACACAACTGCAGCAAAGCCTGTCCCAGAGGACACAGCAGCAGCCGCAGATTCTGCAACTATCACAGCAGGGCCTCTCGGAGCAACTGCAATTACAACTTCTCCAAAAattgcagcagcagcagcagcagcagtcGGCTCAACAATTACTCTCCGCAGCTGGGTCACTGCTGCAGCCTCCAATGTTGCAGCAACAGCAAACTCATCAACAGAACCAACCATTGCAGCAGTTGCCTCTTTCTCAGAGCCAGGTGCAACCACTGGGTAGCAATGGCTTCTCAACATCGATGTTTGTGCAACCTCAACAACTTTCAGTGCATCAATCCCAAAGTCAGAACAAACAACTTATGGCAATGAGAAGCAATTCTGGTCTTATTGATGGAGATGCTCCACCGTGTTCGACCTTATCTTCTACCAATAATTGTCAGGTTTCCCCATCAAACCTTATAAACAGAAGTCACCATGTACCATCCATATTGATGACAGATCCAGTTGTTGAGCCTCCAAGTACACTAGCTCAAGAGCTCCTGAGCAAGCCTGACATTCAAATCAAACATGAGCCGCCCACCTCTAGAGGACTAGACCAATCAAAGTACAAAAGTTCTGTAACAGACCAATTAGAAGCATCCTCTTCTGGAACATCATATTGCTTGGACGCAGGCACCCTCCAGCATAATGCCTCCCTTACCTTTCTGGAAGGTGATGTCCAATCACATTCTCGGAACAATCTTCCTTTTACAGCCAATATTGATGGATTGGCACCTGAGACTTTGTTAACAAGGGAATATGACTCTCAAAAGGATCTTCAAAACATGCTTTCTAATTATGGTGGGAACCCAAGAGATATTGACACTGAGTTGTCTACTGCTGCAATAAGCTGTCAGTCATTTGGTGTGCCAAATATACCTTTCAAGACAGGATGCTCAAATGATGTTGCCATAAATGAGACAGGGGTTTTAAATGGCGGATTGTGGACCAACCAAACTCAACGCATGCGAACATATACAAAG GTGCAAAAGCGTGGTTCTGTGGGAAGATCAATTGATGTGACCCGCTACAAAGGGTATGATGAACTCCGGCATGATCTAGCCCGCATGTTCGGTATCGAGGGGCAGCTGGAGGATCCACAAAGTTCTGACTGGAAATTAGTTTATGTGGATCATGAAAATGACATATTACTTGTTGGTGACGATCCTTGGGA AGAATTTGTAAGTTGTGTTCAAAGCATAAAGATACTGTCGTCAGCAGAAGTACAGCAGATGAGCTTGGATGGTAATCTTGGAAATGTGTCAGTTCCCAATCAAGCTTGCAGTGGGACTGAAAACGGAAATGCATGGAGAGGACATTATGATGATACCTCAGCAGTCTCATTTAACAGATGA